A region of the Chryseobacterium cucumeris genome:
CTGGAAGCTGTTCACCTTACAGATGTTGGCTACCCCACCGGCCAGGAAGACCCTGCTACAATGAGTGAAGAGGAACAGAAATTCGCACAGTTTGTTCAGCAATGGTGGTACAGTGAAGGAGCTTACGCCATGGTACAGTCTACCAAACCTCAATCTTTGGCCTATGGTCTCAACGACTCTCCTGTCGGACTGGCAGGCTGGATCATAAGTTTTATCAATGCAGGCGCACCACCTGAAATGATTGAAACAGCATTTGGCGGAAAAGATGAGTTGCTTACCAATATTATGATTTATTGGGTAACCCAAACCATTGGTTCTTCTGCAAGAATGTATAAGGAAGATGCAGCCGCTATATGGAGCGGAACACATTTGCATCAAAAGAGCAATATTCCGGCTGGAGTGCTTGTATTTCCCCGTGAAGCTCAGTTTCCGAAAGAATGGGCAGAACGTTTCGTGAATGTCACCAGCTTTAAAAAGATGAATGAAGGTGGCCATTTTGCGGCCCTGGAATTACCTCATTTATTTGCAGATGAACTGAGATCATTTTTTTATTCTGCCACATAAACAATTCATGAGCTACAATCGGTCCTGCCTTTTTGCAGCTCCTTTTTGATGGTAAAATGTTAATCCTTCTAAACCATTACTAAAATATTGTTAATAGAGTATAAAGTTGTTGGCAAGTTTTTTATTTTAGCCAAAATTAATAACTATGAAAAAATTGTCCTTCACGATTATAGCAGCATTTCTATTCTGCTCAGTGCAAGCTCAGATACAAAATGCCGGTTTTGAGAACATGACCGATGGATTACCCAATCACTGGAATATAAAAAAAGCAGATTCGTACGAAGGAAAAGTAGATTATACCCAATATTTTGGAGGAAAAGCCTCTATGCAGCTTATAGGAAAGGCTGATCATTCCAAAGACTTTCAATCTTTTTCTCAAAAAATACCTCTTGATATTCAGCAATTGCAAAAAATAGAAATCAGTGCCTATGTAAAATCTGAGAACACCAATGGGAAAATCAATCTATGGACACAGGTGAAGGATGAGAAGGGGCAGATGATAGACTTTGGAAACTCAGAGTCACAACAAAAGTCCATTGCATTGAATAAAGACTGGACAAAATATTCTTTAATTTTCACTGTTGATAAAAATGTAAAAAGCCTTCTTCTTGGAGGCGTATTCTCAGGAAACGGAACGGTTTGGTTTGACCACTTTGAACTGAACAGAATTGCATTTTCAAATGAAGAACCTTCGAAAAAATCTGCAAAATATATTCAGGAGTTTAAAGATATTGTGAAAAAGAATTCAATCTTTTCAGACCAACTGGACTGGAAAAATATTGAAACCAACCTTCAATATCTTTCAAAAGGCATGAAAACCATTGATGATACAGACCCTGCATTGAGCTATATTATACAAAATCTAAGACAGGTTGGTGATAACCATTCATTTATTTCCGGCAAAGAACGTTCAGAAAAACAAAAGAAAAGCAACACCAATGAGGCAAAGCCCGATTCCAGACTAATTGATCAGAGTATTGGCTATATTTCTGTTCCCGGCTTTGGTTCCGTCAACACAGAAGTTGGAAATGATTTTGCCCTGCAGATTCACAATATGATTAAAAAACTGGACTCTGAAAATACGATTAAAGGCTGGATTGTAGATCTGAGAGGCAATACAGGAGGAAATATGTATCCTATGATCGGAGGTCTCGGAAGTCTGATTGGAGAAGGAACTTTGGGATATTTTGTATATAAGGATAAAAAAACTCCATGGATTTATAAAGACAGGAAGTTTGGTTCCAATAAAATTACAGAACCTTATAATCTTAAAAGCGGACAATCTAAAATTGCAGTTCTGATAGGTCCAAACACGGCCAGTTCAGGAGAAGCTACAACAATTGCATTTATTGGAAAAAGCAATGTAAAACTCTTTGGAAAACCATCTGCGGGCTATACTTCGGCCAATAGGATTTATCCGTTAAGTGATGGTAGAAGCTTTGCTCTGGCTTCTTCTTATGAAATGGACCGAAACGGGAAAGTCTACTACGGGAAAATTGATCCGGACGTTCCGGTAGAATCCAAAGAAGGCCAGGATATGGATCTGGAGACTGCAAAAAACTGGATTTTAAATTAGCTTCAGACTTATCCACAAAAAAATGTGGATAACTTGTGAATTTTAACATTTAAT
Encoded here:
- a CDS encoding S41 family peptidase — translated: MKKLSFTIIAAFLFCSVQAQIQNAGFENMTDGLPNHWNIKKADSYEGKVDYTQYFGGKASMQLIGKADHSKDFQSFSQKIPLDIQQLQKIEISAYVKSENTNGKINLWTQVKDEKGQMIDFGNSESQQKSIALNKDWTKYSLIFTVDKNVKSLLLGGVFSGNGTVWFDHFELNRIAFSNEEPSKKSAKYIQEFKDIVKKNSIFSDQLDWKNIETNLQYLSKGMKTIDDTDPALSYIIQNLRQVGDNHSFISGKERSEKQKKSNTNEAKPDSRLIDQSIGYISVPGFGSVNTEVGNDFALQIHNMIKKLDSENTIKGWIVDLRGNTGGNMYPMIGGLGSLIGEGTLGYFVYKDKKTPWIYKDRKFGSNKITEPYNLKSGQSKIAVLIGPNTASSGEATTIAFIGKSNVKLFGKPSAGYTSANRIYPLSDGRSFALASSYEMDRNGKVYYGKIDPDVPVESKEGQDMDLETAKNWILN
- a CDS encoding epoxide hydrolase family protein, with the translated sequence MEPFTVNIPESVITDLKNRLQNVRWPGEPEGSGWNYGTSETYLKELTRYWINDYDWKMHEQQLNQHPQYVTRIDGILIHFQYIRGKGSNPKPLILTHGWPDSYYRFHKIIPLLTEGEQSFDLVIPSIPGFGFSDKTAVSSEKVADLWKQLMTEVLGYEKFCAAGGDIGMGVVKALTSKYPEALEAVHLTDVGYPTGQEDPATMSEEEQKFAQFVQQWWYSEGAYAMVQSTKPQSLAYGLNDSPVGLAGWIISFINAGAPPEMIETAFGGKDELLTNIMIYWVTQTIGSSARMYKEDAAAIWSGTHLHQKSNIPAGVLVFPREAQFPKEWAERFVNVTSFKKMNEGGHFAALELPHLFADELRSFFYSAT